A window of Mycolicibacterium madagascariense genomic DNA:
GTCCTTGCCGCGCGCGATCGCCGCGGCCCGCTGCCTGCGCCCCGGCCGCGTGATCAGCCGCCACAGCTCGTGGTAGATCCAGTGGGTCGGGCGCGACCCGGCGAGCGGGACGATGCCGCGGTGGCCGTCGTCGAGGTAGGCCGCCGCCACCTCGGGGTGGTCGTAGAACATCGTGATCGCCGAATGGGTGCGCGGGTTGCACTCGATGGCATACGGATGACCGTCGGCCGCCTCGATGAAGTCGAACGAGAGCTGGCCCGTCACGCCGAGCGCACCGACGAAGTCCTCGACCCAGGACCGGATCTCGGGTTTGTCGACGTGGGCGTAGTTGATCTGGAACGCCGAGGACTCGCAGCATCCGTACACCTGTAGCGAGCCGTTGCGCACGGTGCCGTGCGTGCAGTATTCGCGGCCCTGGACGAACTCCTGGAGGATCCACGGGTCCTCCGGCGAGATCGACAGCGACCGCGCGAAGGCGGCGTTGCGCTCGGGGGTGTCCCTGGACAACCTGGTCAGGTCCATCCGGCCGACCGGGTTGTAGGCGATCCGTTTCAGGATGTAGCTGCGCCCGGGCGGAAAGTCGAAGTCGACGACCTGCTGGGCGTCGGTGATCCTGGCGAAGTCGGGCACCCGCAGCCCCAAAGACCTTGCCATGCGCGAGAATTCGGCCTTGTCGTCGAGCGCGCGCACCATCGTCGCGTCGACGTGCAGCACCTCGCAGTACGGGTCGAGCAGCGCGCGCGCGTCGGCTTCCGGCACGCTCGAGGCGGGGCTCGACACCGGGACGAAGACGTCGACCCGTTCCCGGCGGACCACGTCGAGCATGGCCTCGGCGTAACCGGGAGCCGTCGGCTCGGGCACGCTGTGGAAGGCGTCCACCGCGCGGGAGAACCGGTGGCCCGTGAGGCGGTACTTGGCCGACTCGACCAGCACCACCCGGTGCCCGGCCGAATGGAACGATCTCGCCAGCTGCAGCGCCTTCGTCATCTTGCCGCCACTGATCAGAATCGTCCGACGCGCGCCGGAATCATTGTGCGCCAACGGGTCTCGACGCCCCGACGCGAGCGCGCCGCCGACCAGGATCAGGTCGACCGGCAGCGTGGCCAGCAGTGCGCCGAACACCGCGAACGTGCGGGCGGGGTTGGCGTCGCGCAGCCGCGGCCGGAGCGCCGCGGGCGCCGTGGTCGCAGTGGTCGCAGTGGTCGCCGAAGCGTGCTCGCGGATCGCCGTCACGCCGGCGTCCGCCGAATCAGCGTGAGGCCGTCGCGCAGCGGGATCACCACCTGCTCGACGCGGGGATCGTCGGTCAGCGCGGCGTTGAACTCCGCGATCGCCGCACCGTTGGCCGTGTGCGGGCCGTCGAGGTAGGGCTGGCCCTGCATGAGGGTGTTGTCGACGGCGATGACCGCACGTGGCCCCAGCAGACTGCTGTTCAGCAGGAAGTCGACGTAGCCGAGGTAGCCCGCCTTGTCGGCGTCGATGAACACGAAGTCGAACGGCGGTTCGGACCGGTCGGCCAGCCTGCGCAGGGTGTCCAGCGCAGGCCCGACCTCCACGGTGATCTTGCGACCGGCCGCCGACCGCGCGAACTGCTCGCGGGCGACGTCGGCGACGGCCTCGTCGATCTCGCAGGCCGTCACGACGCCGTCGGCGGGCAACTGCTCGGCCATCGCCAGCGCCGAGTAGCCGGTGAACATGCCGATCTCGAGCACCCTGGTGGCGTCGGCGAGGTGCAGCAGGAACTTCAGCACCTGCCCCTCGACGTGCCCGGAGAGCATCTCCTGCTCGAGGCGGCCACCACCCGCGGCGTCGGCGGTCCAGTCGATCGCACTGGTCCGGCTGGCCAGCTCGGCCAGATCCGCGGACTCGACCGTCGTGCACTGGTCGAG
This region includes:
- a CDS encoding ATP-grasp domain-containing protein is translated as MTAIREHASATTATTATTAPAALRPRLRDANPARTFAVFGALLATLPVDLILVGGALASGRRDPLAHNDSGARRTILISGGKMTKALQLARSFHSAGHRVVLVESAKYRLTGHRFSRAVDAFHSVPEPTAPGYAEAMLDVVRRERVDVFVPVSSPASSVPEADARALLDPYCEVLHVDATMVRALDDKAEFSRMARSLGLRVPDFARITDAQQVVDFDFPPGRSYILKRIAYNPVGRMDLTRLSRDTPERNAAFARSLSISPEDPWILQEFVQGREYCTHGTVRNGSLQVYGCCESSAFQINYAHVDKPEIRSWVEDFVGALGVTGQLSFDFIEAADGHPYAIECNPRTHSAITMFYDHPEVAAAYLDDGHRGIVPLAGSRPTHWIYHELWRLITRPGRRQRAAAIARGKDAIFAWWDPLPYLAEHHLQIPALLLKNLRARRGWTKIDFNIGKLVEQGGD
- a CDS encoding O-methyltransferase codes for the protein MSVAAAEPNGTLAPPRPVTPTTILARELDELCQAVGATGADAGLLDRLRRARDLAAGLDPYLDQCTTVESADLAELASRTSAIDWTADAAGGGRLEQEMLSGHVEGQVLKFLLHLADATRVLEIGMFTGYSALAMAEQLPADGVVTACEIDEAVADVAREQFARSAAGRKITVEVGPALDTLRRLADRSEPPFDFVFIDADKAGYLGYVDFLLNSSLLGPRAVIAVDNTLMQGQPYLDGPHTANGAAIAEFNAALTDDPRVEQVVIPLRDGLTLIRRTPA